The following coding sequences are from one Nicotiana tomentosiformis chromosome 3, ASM39032v3, whole genome shotgun sequence window:
- the LOC104110556 gene encoding CASP-like protein 1F1: protein MDSFEAKTNHDPPLKTQRVMLILQILLRILAFAFTLGAVLRIKTSKQVLFLGFDARYTYSPSMKFFAYANVSGCALSVVSLFLALMCCQKPRDSNKYFYLFLHDLFVFGVLVAGSAAATAIGYVGKYGQKHSGWEPICIFVTKFCHKVTVSLTLSYIAIIIYLCLTIISANQSRQIKA, encoded by the exons ATGGACAGCTTTGAAGCCAAAACTAATCACGACCCTCCTCTCAAAACTCAGAGAGTTATGCTAATCCTCCAAATTTTGTTGAGAATTTTGGCTTTTGCTTTCACTTTAGGTGCGGTATTAAGAATTAAGACAAGCAAACAGGTTCTATTTCTTGGATTTGATGCCCGTTACACCTATTCTCCTTCTATGAA ATTTTTTGCATATGCGAATGTCAGTGGATGTGCCTTATCTGTTGTTTCTCTGTTTCTTGCTTTGATGTGCTGTCAAAAACCTCGCGATTCCAACAAGTATTTTTACTTGTTCCTGCATGATTTG TTTGTGTTTGGAGTGCTGGTGGCTGGAAGTGCGGCAGCAACAGCAATAGGATATGTGGGTAAATATGGGCAGAAGCATTCCGGTTGGGAGCCAATCTGTATTTTTGTTACTAAATTCTGTCACAAAGTTACTGTCAGTTTGACATTATCTTACATTGCCATTATTATCTACCTTTGCCTCACTATAATCTCGGCAAACCAGTCAAGACAGATTAAAGCTTAA